One genomic segment of Impatiens glandulifera chromosome 6, dImpGla2.1, whole genome shotgun sequence includes these proteins:
- the LOC124943694 gene encoding ABC transporter G family member 10-like gives MELPMKNVQYRIRTQNLSFKLLCPKYIEFDPLACWEENKECEKYILRNVNMEANPGAITAIVGPSGAGKTTLLEILAGVITPTTNHVLVNELPMNSVHFRKISGYVTQDDALFPLLTVRETLMYSARLRLEGGTKRSFDRVTELIKELGLEHVANVRIGSDSRRGISGGEKRRVSIGVDLVHDPCVLLLDEPTSGLDSSSALHVVCLLKSMAKSKGKTIVLTIHQPGFRILDLLDHFVLLSEGILIHHGSLDMLNERIKHLGYCIPRQVSAIEFAIEVIDAFVDLEKGVVQFFNESKQERCELRANHVDVIAYHNSIYYEVLILSQRFSRNIFRTNELFAARILQALLVGILIGTIFTNMNNGGPNRFKLRDELGFFAFTLTFLLSSTTEALPIFLEERRIMTRETSRGAYRISSYVISNALIFLPFLLIIALLYSIPVYWLVGLRRSVDGFLYFSLVAWLVVLMSNSFVAFFSALVPNFVTGYSMIAGVMGAFFLFSGYFIGKEDIPRYWLFMHYLSLFKYPFECLMINEYGGDHGKNKCLQVELGQCLLNGEGFLMQQGLKESLKWRNVVVMLIFIIGYRLLCAMVLCYRNHRTRC, from the coding sequence atggaGTTGCCTATGAAGAATGTGCAATATAGAATAAGAACACAAAACCTATCATTCAAGTTGTTGTGTCCCAAATACATTGAGTTTGATCCGTTGGCTTGTTGGGAGGAAAACAAAGAGTgtgagaaatatattttaagaaatgtCAACATGGAGGCAAATCCAGGTGCAATAACTGCCATTGTTGGTCCAAGCGGAGCCGGAAAAACCACTTTGCTCGAGATACTTGCCGGAGTCATCACTCCGACGACTAATCATGTTCTTGTAAATGAACTTCCGATGAATAGTGTGCACTTTCGTAAGATCTCGGGATATGTGACCCAAGATGATGCGCTTTTTCCTCTCCTCACCGTTCGTGAGACGCTTATGTATAGTGCCCGCCTCAGACTCGAAGGAGGGACAAAAAGGTCTTTCGATAGAGTGACAGAGCTTATAAAGGAATTAGGGTTAGAGCATGTGGCTAACGTACGAATCGGAAGTGATTCGAGACGTGGAATCTCGGGTGGAGAGAAGAGGCGAGTGTCTATTGGGGTTGATTTGGTTCATGACCCTTGTGTTCTATTACTTGATGAACCAACGTCGGGACTAGATTCATCATCGGCTCTCCATGTGGTTTGTTTGCTCAAGTCAATGGCTAAGAGCAAAGGTAAAACAATAGTTTTAACCATCCACCAACCGGGATTCCGAATCCTAGATCTTCTTGATCACTTTGTGTTGTTATCGGAGGGTATCCTTATCCATCATGGTTCATTGGACATGTTAAACGAACGGATCAAGCATCTAGGTTATTGTATTCCTCGTCAAGTTAGTGCCATTGAGTTTGCTATCGAAGTCATTGATGCTTTTGTTGATCTTGAGAAGGGAGTagtacaattttttaatgaaagtaAACAAGAACGATGTGAACTAAGAGCGAATCATGTCGATGTTATCGCGTATCACAATTCCATATACTACGAGGTGTTAATTTTAAGCCAAAGATTCTCGAGAAACATATTCAGAACTAATGAGTTATTCGCTGCGAGAATCCTACAAGCTTTACTAGTTGGGATCTTAATTGGGACCATATTCACAAATATGAACAATGGAGGTCCTAATAGGTTTAAGCTGCGAGACGAACTCGGATTCTTCGCCTTCACCCTCACATTTCTGTTGTCATCGACCACAGAAGCATTACCAATCTTCTTGGAAGAGAGGAGAATCATGACGAGGGAGACTTCAAGAGGCGCATATAGGATTTCATCCTATGTCATCTCCAATGCTCTCATTTTTCTTCCTTTCCTTCTAATAATAGCTCTTCTATACTCGATACCCGTTTATTGGTTAGTGGGGCTCAGGCGAAGCGTGGATGGGTTCCTATATTTCTCTTTAGTCGCTTGGTTGGTGGTTTTGATGTCAAATTCTTTTGTCGCATTTTTCAGTGCTCTAGTTCCTAACTTTGTGACCGGATATTCCATGATCGCGGGTGTCATGGGTGCCTTCTTTCTCTTCTCGGGGTATTTCATTGGGAAAGAGGATATTCCAAGGTATTGGCTTTTCATGCATTACTTGAGTTTGTTCAAGTACCCATTTGAATGTTTGATGATCAATGAATATGGAGGTGATCATGGCAAAAATAAGTGCTTGCAAGTAGAGTTAGGACAATGCCTACTAAATGGAGAAGGATTTTTAATGCAACAAGGATTGAAAGAGTCACTCAAGTGGAGAAATGTAGTTGTGATGCTAATTTTCATTATAGGGTATAGGTTGCTTTGTGCTATGGTTTTATGTTATAGGAATCATAGAACAAGATGTTAA
- the LOC124941433 gene encoding probable protein arginine N-methyltransferase 3 produces MASNHSDSDENDIEIEEDDEGQHWNSDWETYDDGVAAPDMLCLFCENKYISSDVLFNHLITAHEFNFHEYTRGLGLDFYSCFKFINYVRSTIADIRSWTSEDKNLNFKRMKDLIDNLPERSIVKGSNFPWDDDKYLTPFMNDDSLLYNFEQNLDDGEIEDDVKNLSALEKICIEDGIDIGLDLVEKPINSIVEKTNGNSSGGSSNGENLRRSFKIPASEIKIVDKNYFGSYSSFGIHREMLSDKVRTDAYEQAICKNPSLLEGAVVLDVGCGTGILSFFAAKAGASNVTAVDGSEKMAAVATQIAKDNGYSGKVRVLHSMIEALEHSQAIQPQSIDVIVSEWMGYCLLYESMLSSVLFARDKWLKPGGAILPDTATMFAAGFGRGCTSLPFWENVYGLNMSSVGKELVEEASHFPIVDVVDSRDIVTNTAVLQDFDLVSMTVEEMDFTSTIELEAKEENLDGKCYGIVVWFDTGFTDRFCKETPTVLSTSPYIQKTHWSQTILTFREPITLGSGKVKNMEESVIVGSDACPASKIRSRISIVRGGAHRSIDISLENVAISHDGRKRTLPVQMFALD; encoded by the exons ATGGCAAGCAACCATTCGGACAGTGACGAGAATGAtatagaaattgaagaagatgatgaagggCAGCACTGGAACAGCGACTGGGAAACATACGACGATGGTGTTGCTGCTCCAGATATGCTCTGTCTTTTTTGTGAAAACAAGTACATTTCAAGCGACGTTCTCTTTAATCATTTGATTACCGCCCACGAGTTTAATTTTCATGAATACACTAGAGGTCTGGGTTTGGATTTCTATAGCTGCTTCAAGTTTATTAACTATGTCAGGTCTACG ATTGCAGATATCAGAAGTTGGACTAGTGAGGATAAAAATCTCAACTTTAAAAGAATGAAAGATCTAATTGATAACTTGCCTGAAAGATCAATTGTCAAAGGAAGTAACTTTCCATGGGATGATGATAAGTATTTAACTCCATTCATGAATGATGATTCCCTATTGTATAACTTTGAACAAAATCTTGATGATGGTGAAATTGAGGATGATGTAAAGAATTTAAGTGCCTTAGAGAAAATCTGCATAGAAGATGGTATAGATATAGGATTGGATCTTGTGGAGAAGCCAATAAATTCTATTGTGGAGAAAACAAATGGTAATTCATCCGGTGGAAGCTCTAATGGCGAGAATTTAAGAAGATCTTTTAAGATACCAGCAAGTGAGATAAAGATAGTTGACAAGAACTATTTTGGTTCTTACAGTTCATTTGGGATTCACAGGGAGATGTTAAGTGATAAG GTGAGAACAGATGCTTATGAACAGGCTATCTGCAAAAATCCTTCTCTTCTAGAGGGTGCAGTTGTTCTTGATGTAGGGTGTGGGACAGGCATACTTAG TTTCTTTGCTGCAAAAGCAGGAGCTTCAAATGTTACCGCAGTTGATGGAAGTGAGAAAATGGCAGCTGTTGCAACTCAG ATTGCAAAGGATAATGGATATAGTGGAAAGGTTAGGGTTCTCCATAGCATGATTGAAGCTCTGGAACATTCTCAAGCTATACAGCCGCAAAGTATTGATGTGATAGTTAGTGAATGGATGGGATATTGCCTACTTTACGAGTCAATGCTTAGCTCTGTCCTCTTTGCACGTGATAAATGGCTCAAGCCTGGAGGTGCCATTCTCCCTGATACTGCTACCATG TTTGCTGCTGGATTTGGTAGAGGCTGTACTAGTCTTCCATTTTGGGAAAATGTGTATGGTCTCAATATGTCTTCCGTTGGCAAAGAACTAGTTGAAGAAGCTTCCCATTTTCCAATAGTTGATGTTGTTGACAGCCGTGATATCGTGACTAATACTGCAGTTCTTCAG GACTTTGACCTCGTATCTATGACAGTTGAAGAAATGGATTTCACTTCAACAATTGAACTGGAAGCAAAGGAAGAGAATTTAGATGGAAAATGCTATGGCATAGTTGTTTGGTTTGATACAGGTTTCACCGATAGATTCTGCAAAGAAACTCCAACTGTTTTATCAACATCTCCATACATTCAAAAGACTCACTGGTCTCAAACCATCTTGACCTTCCGTGAGCCAATCACATTGGGCTCGGGAAAGGTAAAGAATATGGAAGAATCAGTAATAGTCGGAAGCGATGCTTGTCCAGCTTCTAAAATTCGTTCACGAATTAGTATTGTTCGGGGTGGTGCACATCGTAGTATTGATATTTCATTGGAGAATGTGGCAATAAGCCACGATGGTCGAAAAAGGACTTTGCCAGTGCAAATGTTTGCTTTAGATTAG